One part of the Paracoccus sp. MBLB3053 genome encodes these proteins:
- a CDS encoding peptidoglycan -binding protein has translation MGLSRNGRERFSTNIWPGFVDAMSTLLLVLIFALTIFMVVQSVLRQRITSQDSELEQLGDVVSSQKSELQLLGERVAQLSGALSSAEDRSTTLERDLAAERAQLRASEQAVAQARDEIDAQSEAARLAAARREALEALIADLRRRNEEAGEKLSSTASELSQAEAARLAEAEAARLLQQRLDQSDAELTASTLALDEARQKAEETLTLLAAAEAAKKELGERVETQASEADRQAGLLAIAQQKLSEQEALSTEDQRRVALLNQQVAQLNDQLGSLQSVLQVADDDKRDAELQIEDLGRQLNVALIRAAEEERKRRGLEEEARSKAEAEAKDLARYRSEFFGRLSQILAGREGVQVVGDRFAFSSEVLFPAGEATLSEEGKSQIARVTEQLGQIASEIPREIDWIIRVDGHTDSQPLSGQGRYRDNWELSQARALSVVRYMVDDLGFPSNRLLPAGFADTRPVAAGTDPTSLAANRRIELKLTER, from the coding sequence ATGGGGCTTAGCCGCAACGGTAGGGAAAGATTCTCGACCAATATCTGGCCGGGCTTCGTCGATGCCATGTCGACCCTGCTTCTGGTGCTGATCTTCGCGCTGACGATCTTCATGGTGGTCCAGTCGGTTCTGCGACAACGCATCACCTCGCAGGATAGCGAACTCGAGCAGCTCGGCGATGTCGTCTCCAGCCAGAAATCCGAACTCCAACTGCTCGGCGAAAGGGTGGCGCAGCTTAGCGGTGCGCTGTCGAGTGCCGAGGATCGCAGCACGACGCTTGAACGCGACCTGGCCGCCGAACGGGCACAGCTGCGCGCCTCGGAACAGGCCGTTGCCCAGGCCCGGGACGAGATCGATGCCCAGTCCGAGGCCGCGCGGCTGGCCGCGGCACGACGCGAAGCGCTCGAGGCGTTGATCGCAGATCTGCGTCGGCGGAACGAGGAAGCCGGAGAAAAGCTTTCCTCGACAGCAAGCGAGCTGTCGCAGGCCGAAGCGGCGCGCCTTGCCGAAGCCGAGGCGGCAAGGCTGCTGCAGCAACGTCTCGACCAATCCGACGCGGAACTGACCGCTTCGACCCTTGCATTGGACGAGGCGCGTCAAAAGGCCGAGGAAACGCTGACGCTTCTTGCCGCAGCGGAAGCGGCGAAGAAAGAGTTGGGCGAAAGGGTCGAGACACAGGCAAGCGAAGCCGACAGGCAAGCAGGTCTTTTGGCAATCGCACAGCAGAAGTTGTCCGAGCAGGAAGCACTTTCGACCGAGGATCAGCGCCGGGTCGCCTTGCTGAACCAGCAGGTTGCGCAATTGAACGATCAGCTCGGCAGCCTGCAATCGGTTCTGCAAGTGGCCGATGACGACAAGCGTGACGCCGAGCTGCAGATCGAGGACCTGGGCCGCCAGTTGAACGTCGCCTTGATCCGCGCTGCCGAGGAAGAACGCAAGCGCCGCGGTCTGGAGGAAGAGGCCCGCAGCAAGGCCGAAGCCGAGGCAAAGGACCTCGCGCGCTACCGATCGGAATTCTTCGGGCGACTGTCGCAGATTCTGGCCGGGCGCGAAGGCGTCCAGGTTGTCGGTGACCGGTTCGCGTTTTCGTCCGAGGTTCTTTTTCCGGCTGGTGAGGCCACCCTTTCGGAAGAAGGTAAATCGCAGATCGCCCGCGTGACCGAGCAGCTCGGCCAGATCGCGAGCGAGATTCCGAGGGAAATCGACTGGATCATCCGCGTTGACGGACATACCGACAGCCAGCCCCTGTCAGGGCAGGGACGTTATCGTGACAACTGGGAACTCAGTCAGGCGCGCGCGCTTTCGGTCGTCCGTTACATGGTTGACGATCTCGGCTTCCCGTCAAACCGGCTCTTGCCCGCGGGCTTTGCAGATACCCGCCCGGTAGCGGCAGGAACAGACCCCACATCGCTGGCCGCGAACCGCCGGATCGAACTGAAGCTGACCGAACGCTAG
- a CDS encoding glycosyltransferase family 8 protein, producing MGLTPIFSAGFQPRSDLAVIVACDANYLPYAAAPALAMASAGYPHDVLIGGPEPVDMPQFLRDAGIGHVAARDETLLDALPLDARRSLATYMELFLGNALRGRYRRILVIDADILYERGDPAQLLVADMLGNAVAAVRDNRQWRTPGRKVSEFSKLGEPAHPYFNAGVVMIDTEAFAEQDLPARAADFARRHLAGLGRDQALMNGILKGEWAEISPLWNWQFTSASAHLTSMVDPCLIHFIGTRKPWLESSQGIVPMRMREAFGRVLAQHFPDAPPVRGATRRYWPETGELRKILFRQWRAAGPMIRYLNRFPDQYTLVDPRA from the coding sequence ATGGGACTGACCCCGATTTTCAGTGCGGGTTTCCAGCCCCGGTCAGATCTTGCCGTCATTGTCGCCTGCGATGCCAACTACCTGCCCTACGCTGCCGCGCCCGCGTTGGCGATGGCCTCGGCTGGCTATCCCCATGATGTTCTGATCGGCGGACCCGAACCGGTCGATATGCCCCAGTTCCTTAGGGACGCCGGCATTGGCCATGTTGCCGCAAGGGATGAGACGCTGCTGGACGCCCTGCCCCTTGATGCCCGCCGTTCGCTTGCCACCTACATGGAGCTATTCCTGGGTAACGCCCTGCGCGGCCGCTATCGGCGCATTCTCGTGATCGACGCCGATATTCTCTATGAGCGGGGAGACCCGGCACAGCTTCTTGTCGCGGATATGCTGGGAAATGCCGTCGCGGCGGTGCGGGACAATCGGCAATGGCGAACTCCCGGACGCAAGGTGTCCGAGTTCAGCAAGCTCGGAGAGCCCGCCCATCCCTATTTCAATGCCGGTGTCGTGATGATCGACACCGAGGCCTTTGCCGAACAGGATCTGCCGGCCAGGGCCGCCGATTTCGCGCGCCGGCACCTGGCTGGGCTGGGCCGTGACCAGGCCTTGATGAACGGAATTCTCAAGGGCGAATGGGCCGAGATCAGCCCGCTCTGGAACTGGCAGTTCACCTCGGCATCGGCGCATTTGACCTCGATGGTGGATCCCTGCCTGATCCATTTCATCGGCACCCGGAAGCCCTGGCTCGAAAGCTCGCAGGGCATCGTGCCAATGCGGATGCGCGAGGCCTTCGGTCGCGTGCTTGCCCAGCATTTCCCCGATGCTCCGCCGGTCAGAGGTGCCACGCGCCGATACTGGCCGGAGACCGGGGAGCTTCGAAAGATCCTGTTTCGACAATGGCGCGCCGCGGGACCGATGATCCGCTATCTCAATCGCTTCCCCGATCAGTATACGCTGGTTGATCCGCGGGCCTAG
- a CDS encoding LabA-like NYN domain-containing protein — translation MFYKDDRLALFIDGSNLYAAAKSLGFDIDYKLLRQEFERRGKLIRAYYYTALLENEDYSPIRPLVDWLHYNGFSMVTKPAREYTDALGRRKVKGNMDVELVVNALELAPRLDHAVLFSGDGDFKPLVESLQRQGVRVSVVSTLRSQPPMIADELRRQADNFIELDALREVIGRPPRETPSQDH, via the coding sequence GTGTTTTACAAAGACGACCGGCTAGCTTTGTTCATTGACGGTTCGAATCTCTATGCCGCTGCAAAGTCGCTGGGCTTCGACATTGATTACAAGCTGCTTCGACAGGAATTCGAGCGCCGAGGCAAGCTGATTAGGGCCTATTATTACACGGCCCTCCTGGAAAACGAGGATTACTCGCCCATTCGTCCCCTTGTCGACTGGCTGCATTACAACGGCTTTTCAATGGTTACCAAGCCTGCGCGGGAATATACCGACGCGCTCGGTCGCCGGAAGGTCAAAGGGAACATGGATGTGGAACTGGTGGTGAACGCGCTGGAGCTTGCCCCGCGACTGGATCATGCGGTGCTGTTCTCGGGCGATGGAGACTTCAAGCCTCTGGTCGAGTCGCTTCAGCGGCAGGGCGTCCGCGTCTCGGTCGTATCGACCCTGCGCAGCCAACCCCCAATGATCGCCGACGAGTTGCGACGCCAGGCCGACAACTTCATCGAGCTTGACGCCCTGCGCGAGGTAATCGGGCGCCCGCCGCGCGAAACCCCAAGCCAGGACCACTGA
- the folK gene encoding 2-amino-4-hydroxy-6-hydroxymethyldihydropteridine diphosphokinase: MTQNTFTSAKLALVAIGGNLHSWAGSPEATMRAALRQIVCLPGVSLKAVSRFWLTPAFPIGSGPDYVNAAISLQTDSAPEALLAALHDIEAHLGRRRQGARWQSRGIDLDLIAYDDMVLPEIRTHDHWRQLPPEQQAENAPETLILPHPRLQDRGFVLVPLAEVAPNWVHPRLKRSVVELLATLPPGALEGIRPLNT, encoded by the coding sequence ATGACTCAGAATACATTTACTTCTGCGAAGTTAGCTCTCGTTGCGATCGGCGGAAACCTGCATAGTTGGGCAGGTTCGCCAGAAGCCACGATGCGAGCCGCCTTGCGGCAAATCGTCTGTTTACCGGGGGTGTCCCTAAAAGCAGTCAGTCGTTTCTGGCTTACCCCGGCATTTCCGATCGGTAGTGGCCCTGATTATGTGAATGCGGCGATCAGCTTGCAAACGGATTCAGCACCCGAGGCGCTTCTGGCCGCTCTTCACGATATAGAAGCCCATTTGGGCCGCCGTCGCCAAGGGGCGCGCTGGCAGTCGCGCGGGATAGACCTGGATCTCATCGCGTATGACGATATGGTGCTGCCCGAGATCCGCACGCACGACCATTGGCGCCAACTGCCGCCCGAGCAGCAGGCCGAGAACGCCCCCGAAACCCTGATCCTTCCCCATCCTCGACTGCAGGATCGCGGCTTCGTGCTGGTGCCATTGGCCGAGGTGGCTCCGAATTGGGTCCATCCCCGCCTGAAGCGTAGCGTCGTCGAGCTTCTGGCCACCTTGCCACCCGGCGCGCTCGAGGGTATACGGCCCTTGAATACTTGA
- the rpoZ gene encoding DNA-directed RNA polymerase subunit omega, producing MARVTVEDCVDKVPNRFDLVMLASHRAREIASGSQLTIDRDNDKNPVVALREIADETQPVDELRERMIEATQTQIEVDEPEEDAMALLLGAEIDRPKPADEESEERMLRMMLEAQGRN from the coding sequence ATGGCCCGCGTGACAGTCGAAGATTGCGTCGACAAGGTACCGAACCGTTTTGATCTCGTTATGCTTGCGTCGCATCGCGCGCGTGAGATCGCTTCCGGCAGCCAACTCACCATCGACCGCGACAACGACAAGAATCCGGTCGTCGCCCTGCGTGAGATTGCGGACGAAACGCAGCCCGTAGATGAGCTGCGCGAGCGCATGATCGAAGCGACCCAGACCCAGATCGAAGTTGATGAGCCCGAAGAGGACGCGATGGCCCTGCTGCTGGGTGCGGAAATCGACCGTCCCAAGCCCGCCGACGAAGAGTCGGAAGAGCGCATGCTCCGCATGATGCTGGAAGCCCAGGGCCGCAACTGA
- a CDS encoding RelA/SpoT family protein, which yields MIDVEDLIALVRNYNPRTNSDLIRDAYEYGRRMHEGQFRHSGEPYFTHPIAVAAILTEMRLDDATIVTALLHDTIEDTRSTWAEVAQMFGREIADLVDGVTKLTNLQLSGTHSKQAENFRKLFMAMSRDLRVILVKLADRLHNMRTIKSMRPEKQLQKARETMDIYAPLAGRMGMQWMREELEDLAFKVINPEARNSIIRRFVSLQRDSGDVIPKITADIRAELEREGIEADVYGRAKRPFSIWRKMQEKQLSFSRLSDIYGFRIITRTEADCYRTLGIIHHRWRAVPGRFKDYISQPKANGYRSIHTTVSGRDGKRVEVQVRTRQMHEVAEAGVAAHWAYRDGVRTENPFAVDPGEWIASLTERFGEEDHDEFLEHVKLEMYSDQVFCFSPKGDVIPLPKGATPIDFAYAIHTRLGNSCVGAKVDGIRVPLWTRLKNGQSVEIIAASGQRPQPTWLDIVVTGRAKAAIRRSLRQEDRSRFIRLGSELIRVAFEHVGRRVTDKALRTAARTMALQDTDELLARIGSAEISAHEVLSALYPELAAKRSEIDAKRAVAGLEADQEFTRAPCCNPLPGERIVGITYRGKGVVIHAIDCPVLAEYEDSPERWVDLHWREGQHPAAYSTNLLLTIRHDAGVLGRICTLIGGQGANISDLEFLDRKPDFYRLCIEVELRDSEHLHALLTALEAEPDVAQVSRIRDPSANLD from the coding sequence ATGATCGATGTCGAAGACCTCATTGCGCTTGTACGCAATTACAACCCTCGGACCAATTCCGATCTGATCCGCGATGCCTATGAATACGGGCGGCGGATGCATGAGGGGCAGTTCCGCCATTCCGGCGAACCCTATTTCACCCATCCCATCGCCGTCGCCGCCATCCTGACCGAGATGCGTCTTGATGATGCGACGATCGTCACGGCGCTTCTGCACGACACCATCGAGGATACGCGTTCGACCTGGGCGGAAGTCGCGCAGATGTTCGGCCGCGAGATTGCCGATCTCGTCGATGGCGTGACCAAGCTGACCAACCTTCAGCTTTCCGGGACACACTCCAAGCAAGCGGAAAATTTCCGCAAGCTTTTCATGGCGATGTCGCGAGATCTTCGCGTTATCCTGGTTAAGCTCGCCGACCGTTTGCACAATATGCGGACGATCAAGTCCATGCGTCCCGAAAAGCAGCTTCAGAAGGCGCGCGAGACGATGGACATCTATGCGCCGCTCGCCGGCCGCATGGGTATGCAATGGATGCGTGAAGAGCTTGAGGATCTGGCCTTCAAGGTCATCAATCCCGAAGCCCGCAACTCGATCATCCGCCGTTTCGTCAGCCTGCAACGCGATTCAGGTGACGTGATCCCAAAGATCACGGCTGACATCCGGGCCGAACTGGAACGCGAAGGTATCGAGGCCGACGTCTATGGTCGCGCCAAGCGCCCCTTCAGCATCTGGCGCAAGATGCAGGAAAAGCAGCTGAGCTTTTCGCGGCTTTCCGACATCTACGGCTTCCGGATCATCACCCGAACCGAAGCGGATTGCTACCGGACCCTCGGGATCATCCATCATCGTTGGCGTGCGGTTCCGGGGCGGTTCAAGGACTATATCAGCCAGCCAAAGGCCAACGGATACCGGTCCATTCACACGACGGTTTCGGGTCGCGACGGGAAGCGTGTCGAAGTGCAGGTCCGAACGCGCCAGATGCACGAGGTGGCCGAAGCCGGGGTGGCCGCGCATTGGGCCTATCGCGACGGCGTGCGGACCGAAAACCCCTTTGCCGTCGATCCGGGCGAATGGATCGCGAGCCTGACCGAGCGTTTCGGCGAAGAGGATCATGACGAGTTTCTCGAGCATGTGAAGCTCGAGATGTATTCGGATCAGGTCTTCTGCTTCTCGCCCAAGGGTGACGTGATCCCGTTGCCGAAAGGCGCGACACCCATCGACTTCGCCTATGCGATCCATACGCGCTTGGGCAATAGCTGCGTCGGCGCGAAGGTCGACGGCATTCGCGTGCCGCTCTGGACGCGGCTGAAGAACGGCCAGTCGGTCGAGATCATCGCGGCGTCCGGGCAGCGCCCGCAGCCGACCTGGCTCGACATCGTGGTCACGGGCCGAGCGAAGGCCGCCATCCGCCGCAGCCTGCGGCAAGAGGACCGCTCGCGCTTCATCCGGCTCGGTTCGGAACTGATCCGCGTGGCGTTTGAGCATGTCGGTCGCCGCGTCACGGACAAGGCCCTGCGAACAGCGGCGCGGACCATGGCCCTGCAGGACACGGATGAGCTTCTGGCCCGGATCGGAAGTGCCGAAATCTCGGCGCACGAGGTCTTGTCCGCACTTTACCCAGAACTTGCGGCCAAGCGCAGCGAGATTGATGCGAAACGTGCGGTCGCCGGGCTCGAGGCGGATCAGGAATTCACGCGGGCCCCCTGCTGCAATCCATTGCCGGGTGAACGGATCGTCGGGATCACCTATCGCGGCAAGGGCGTTGTCATCCACGCCATCGACTGTCCTGTTCTTGCAGAATACGAAGACAGCCCAGAGCGCTGGGTCGATCTGCATTGGCGCGAGGGCCAGCACCCCGCCGCCTATTCCACGAACCTTTTGTTGACCATTCGTCACGACGCCGGTGTCCTCGGCAGGATCTGCACCCTGATCGGTGGGCAAGGCGCGAACATTTCCGACCTGGAATTCCTCGACCGCAAGCCGGACTTCTATCGTCTTTGCATCGAGGTAGAATTGCGCGACAGCGAGCACCTGCATGCCCTGTTGACCGCACTTGAGGCCGAACCGGATGTGGCCCAGGTTTCGCGCATTCGCGACCCGTCGGCCAATCTGGACTAG
- a CDS encoding NAD(P)/FAD-dependent oxidoreductase produces MNLLHKNDRLGKYPPSLYAATRNRIAPFPRLEGEQRADVVVIGAGYTGLSAALHLAEAGRRVILLEAHRVGFGASGRNGGQLGSGQRLEVDDLESIAGRQAARRLWDLAEEAKRITRDLASRANVPVADGIAHAFRKPGEFDHAKAMSERLARDYDYEQIEPMERDAFRALLPSDAYLAGELDHGAGHLHPLNLAIGMAQLAHEAGASIHELSEVTGIEHARNATGKTTVTTPNGQVTCDHLILATNGYLGTLEPKVATRVMPINNFIIATEPLGDRAMQVLTRNIGVHDTKFVVNYWRLDPEGRLIFGGGENVSYNFPSDIAAKVRKPLLEIYPGLKDVGITHAWGGTLAITMNRLPCFIRPAPNCLSASGFSGHGLAIATLAGKLMAQAVQGQSEGFDTMAALPSPAFPGGAMLRFPLLVVGMSWFSLRDRLGI; encoded by the coding sequence ATGAACCTGCTGCACAAGAACGACCGGCTTGGGAAATATCCCCCAAGCCTCTATGCCGCGACCCGAAATCGGATCGCGCCATTCCCCCGGCTCGAAGGCGAGCAACGGGCTGATGTCGTTGTGATCGGCGCGGGATATACCGGCCTGTCAGCCGCATTGCATCTGGCCGAAGCGGGACGTCGCGTCATCCTCCTCGAGGCCCATCGCGTAGGCTTCGGCGCATCTGGGCGAAACGGCGGCCAACTTGGTTCGGGCCAGCGCCTGGAAGTCGACGATCTGGAAAGCATTGCCGGACGCCAAGCCGCCCGACGTCTTTGGGATCTGGCGGAAGAGGCCAAGCGGATCACGCGTGATCTGGCGTCCCGCGCTAACGTTCCCGTTGCGGACGGGATCGCCCATGCATTTCGCAAGCCCGGCGAATTCGACCATGCCAAGGCGATGAGCGAACGGCTCGCGCGTGACTATGACTACGAGCAGATCGAACCGATGGAGCGTGACGCTTTCCGCGCCCTGCTCCCCTCGGATGCCTATCTTGCAGGAGAACTTGATCACGGTGCGGGCCATCTTCACCCGTTGAACCTTGCGATCGGCATGGCGCAACTGGCGCATGAGGCCGGAGCCTCGATCCACGAATTGTCGGAAGTGACCGGCATTGAACATGCCCGCAACGCCACGGGAAAGACAACGGTCACAACGCCGAATGGCCAGGTGACTTGCGACCACCTGATCCTTGCCACGAACGGCTACCTTGGGACGCTTGAACCGAAGGTCGCGACGCGGGTCATGCCAATCAACAATTTCATCATTGCGACAGAACCGCTGGGCGATCGCGCCATGCAGGTTCTGACACGCAATATCGGCGTGCATGACACGAAATTCGTCGTGAATTACTGGCGGCTCGATCCCGAGGGGCGGCTGATTTTCGGCGGCGGGGAAAACGTCAGTTACAACTTTCCCTCAGATATCGCGGCCAAGGTCCGGAAACCCCTGCTGGAAATCTATCCGGGCCTGAAAGACGTGGGCATCACCCATGCCTGGGGGGGCACACTTGCGATTACCATGAACCGCTTGCCCTGCTTCATCAGGCCGGCCCCGAACTGCCTGTCCGCAAGCGGATTTTCCGGTCATGGGCTTGCGATCGCAACGCTTGCCGGAAAGCTGATGGCCCAGGCCGTCCAGGGCCAGTCAGAAGGTTTCGACACCATGGCCGCGCTGCCTTCGCCCGCCTTTCCCGGGGGCGCGATGCTGCGGTTCCCGCTTTTGGTGGTAGGAATGTCCTGGTTTTCGCTGCGCGATCGACTGGGGATCTAG
- a CDS encoding glutamine synthetase family protein: MKPMWIEETPQAAQDYVAGRRLDEVECIVADIAGVARGKAMPASKFAHQERFYLPNSIFLQTITGDWADNPSGAFTEPDMILTPDFSTATAAPWTADVTLQVIHDVSNQSGDPVPTAPRNVLKRVVELYREKGWKPIVAPEMEFFLVARNIDPNQPIIPPMGRSGRRAAAKQAYSMSAVDEYGKVIDDIYDFAEAQGFEIDGILQEGGAGQVEINLNHGDPVHLADQIFYFKRLIREAALRHDCFATFMAKPIENEPGSAMHIHHSVVGIDSGKNIFSDDQGRETPAFMHFIAGMQKHLPAAIALLAPYVNSYRRYVPDFAAPINLEWGRDNRTTGLRIPISGPESRRIENRLAGMDCNPYLGLASSLACGYLGLIEQENPRAECLGDAYMSQDELPYNLGDALDLMDENEPMREVLGAEFFAVYQAVKRNEYKEFLQVISPWEREHLLLNV, translated from the coding sequence ATGAAGCCGATGTGGATCGAGGAAACTCCGCAGGCCGCGCAGGACTATGTCGCCGGGCGCCGGCTGGATGAAGTCGAATGCATCGTTGCAGATATCGCGGGCGTGGCGCGTGGCAAGGCCATGCCTGCCTCGAAATTCGCCCATCAGGAACGGTTCTACCTGCCGAATTCGATCTTCCTGCAGACGATCACGGGAGATTGGGCCGATAATCCATCGGGCGCGTTCACCGAGCCAGACATGATCCTGACCCCGGATTTCTCGACCGCGACGGCTGCGCCCTGGACGGCGGACGTCACGCTGCAGGTGATCCATGACGTTTCTAACCAGTCGGGCGACCCGGTTCCGACTGCGCCACGCAATGTGCTGAAACGGGTTGTCGAGCTTTATCGCGAGAAAGGCTGGAAGCCGATCGTCGCGCCGGAAATGGAATTCTTCCTCGTCGCGCGCAATATCGACCCGAACCAGCCGATCATCCCGCCCATGGGCCGGTCGGGACGCCGCGCTGCGGCCAAGCAGGCCTATTCGATGTCTGCTGTGGACGAATATGGCAAGGTGATCGACGACATCTACGACTTCGCCGAGGCACAGGGTTTCGAAATCGACGGCATCCTTCAGGAAGGTGGCGCAGGTCAGGTCGAAATCAACCTGAACCACGGCGACCCGGTGCATCTGGCCGACCAGATCTTCTATTTCAAACGTCTGATCCGCGAGGCGGCACTGCGGCATGACTGCTTTGCGACCTTCATGGCCAAGCCGATCGAGAACGAACCGGGCAGTGCGATGCATATCCACCATTCGGTGGTGGGAATCGACAGCGGCAAGAACATCTTTTCGGACGATCAGGGCCGCGAGACGCCGGCCTTCATGCATTTCATCGCAGGCATGCAGAAACACCTGCCCGCCGCAATTGCGCTACTGGCGCCATATGTCAACAGCTATCGCAGGTATGTCCCTGATTTTGCTGCCCCAATCAACCTTGAATGGGGGCGCGACAACCGCACGACTGGGCTGCGCATTCCGATCTCGGGACCCGAATCCCGGCGCATCGAAAACAGGCTCGCGGGGATGGACTGCAACCCCTATCTTGGACTCGCCTCTAGCCTCGCCTGTGGCTATCTCGGGCTTATCGAGCAGGAAAACCCCCGCGCCGAATGCCTTGGCGATGCCTATATGTCGCAGGACGAACTGCCCTACAACCTGGGCGATGCCCTGGACCTGATGGACGAGAACGAGCCGATGCGCGAGGTCCTGGGGGCAGAGTTCTTCGCGGTCTATCAGGCCGTTAAGCGGAATGAATACAAGGAATTCCTGCAAGTCATCAGCCCATGGGAGCGGGAGCACCTGCTTCTGAACGTATGA
- a CDS encoding type 1 glutamine amidotransferase, translated as MRIGILKCGQSPELLRGELGDYDTMFEQLLAGRGFEFTSYHVENMEFPQSVHDAEGWLLTGSRHGVYEGHSFIAPLEDFIRSAYADHVPMVGICFGHQIIAQALGGKVVKYPGGWSVGAQDYDFGGENVTLNAWHQDQVVERPGGAELAGSNAFCENAALVYDDRAFTVQAHPEFQDDFVQGLIETRAKGVVPEDVLDRARGKMGSPLHSSGIAERIERFFKTPRVANRKQGAA; from the coding sequence ATGCGCATCGGCATTCTGAAATGCGGTCAGTCGCCCGAACTTCTTCGCGGCGAACTGGGCGATTACGACACCATGTTCGAACAACTGCTTGCGGGACGCGGGTTCGAGTTCACCAGTTATCACGTCGAGAACATGGAGTTCCCGCAAAGCGTCCACGATGCCGAGGGCTGGTTGCTGACCGGCTCGCGGCATGGCGTCTATGAAGGCCATTCCTTCATCGCCCCGCTCGAAGATTTCATTCGCAGCGCCTATGCGGACCATGTCCCCATGGTCGGCATCTGCTTTGGACACCAGATCATCGCCCAGGCGCTGGGTGGCAAGGTCGTGAAATATCCCGGAGGATGGTCCGTCGGCGCACAGGATTACGATTTCGGCGGCGAAAACGTCACGCTGAACGCCTGGCATCAGGACCAGGTCGTCGAACGCCCCGGCGGTGCCGAACTGGCAGGCTCGAACGCGTTTTGCGAGAATGCCGCGCTTGTCTATGACGACCGCGCCTTCACGGTGCAGGCCCATCCCGAATTCCAGGACGATTTCGTCCAGGGGCTGATCGAGACGCGTGCGAAGGGGGTCGTCCCCGAAGACGTGCTTGACCGCGCACGCGGGAAAATGGGTAGCCCACTGCATTCCAGCGGCATTGCCGAACGGATCGAACGTTTCTTCAAGACACCGCGCGTCGCCAATCGCAAGCAAGGTGCCGCATGA
- a CDS encoding aminotransferase class V-fold PLP-dependent enzyme, whose product MPGLRPDVDPDGLQEFSVVFTDRSLNHMSQKYQAVMREISATLREVYGAEAVALVPGGGTCAMEAVARQFGRDAHALIIRNGFFSFRWSQIFDMGGFARETTVMMARPSGNEPKAPFAPAPVDEVVAKIRESRPDAVFAPHVETAAGMILPDDYIKAIADAAHEVGAIMVLDCIASGAVWVDMQDTGVDVLISAPQKGWSASPSAGMVMLSARAVERLETTTSNSFALDLKKWRAIMKAYEDGGHAYHATMPTDALVGLRDAMNETRDLGFEAARDAQWRLGNAVRAELAGRGLRSVAAEGFAAPGVVVCYTEDPEIQTGKKFLAQGYQIAAGVPLQVGEGESFRSFRIGLFGLDKLSDVDGTLARLVPAFDAVLSDGRA is encoded by the coding sequence ATGCCCGGTCTTCGCCCAGATGTCGATCCCGATGGCCTGCAGGAATTCTCGGTGGTCTTCACGGACCGTTCCCTGAACCACATGTCCCAGAAGTATCAGGCGGTCATGCGCGAGATCTCGGCCACGCTGCGCGAGGTCTATGGCGCCGAAGCGGTGGCATTGGTGCCTGGTGGGGGGACCTGCGCGATGGAAGCCGTCGCACGCCAGTTCGGCCGCGATGCCCATGCGCTGATCATCCGCAATGGATTTTTCAGTTTTCGCTGGAGCCAGATTTTCGACATGGGCGGCTTTGCCCGTGAAACGACCGTGATGATGGCCCGGCCCTCCGGCAATGAGCCAAAGGCGCCATTCGCGCCGGCGCCGGTCGATGAGGTCGTCGCGAAGATCCGCGAATCACGCCCCGATGCCGTCTTCGCACCTCATGTCGAAACCGCCGCCGGCATGATTCTTCCCGATGACTACATCAAGGCGATTGCGGATGCCGCCCATGAGGTCGGCGCGATCATGGTGCTGGATTGCATCGCATCGGGGGCCGTCTGGGTCGACATGCAGGACACCGGGGTGGATGTGCTGATCTCGGCCCCGCAAAAGGGCTGGTCGGCGTCGCCATCGGCCGGAATGGTCATGTTGTCGGCGCGTGCCGTGGAGCGCCTTGAAACGACAACGTCGAACAGCTTCGCGCTGGATCTGAAAAAATGGCGCGCGATCATGAAGGCTTACGAGGATGGCGGGCATGCATATCACGCAACCATGCCGACCGACGCCCTGGTCGGGCTGCGCGATGCCATGAATGAAACCCGCGACCTGGGCTTCGAGGCCGCGCGCGATGCGCAATGGCGACTTGGGAACGCGGTCCGGGCCGAGCTTGCCGGACGCGGGCTGCGCTCGGTCGCGGCGGAGGGCTTCGCTGCCCCGGGCGTGGTTGTGTGCTATACCGAAGACCCCGAAATCCAGACCGGCAAGAAATTTCTCGCCCAAGGATATCAGATCGCGGCAGGCGTTCCGCTTCAGGTCGGTGAAGGCGAAAGTTTCCGCAGCTTCCGGATCGGTCTTTTCGGTCTCGACAAGCTGAGTGACGTCGATGGGACGCTGGCGCGACTCGTTCCCGCGTTCGACGCGGTTCTCTCGGACGGTCGGGCCTAG